A region of Oryctolagus cuniculus chromosome 3, mOryCun1.1, whole genome shotgun sequence DNA encodes the following proteins:
- the GPR17 gene encoding uracil nucleotide/cysteinyl leukotriene receptor, giving the protein MNGLEAASPSLTINASLAAPGECGHETPLENMLFACFYLLDFILAFVGNALALWLFIRDHKSGTPANVFLMHLAVADLSCVLVLPTRLVYHFSGNHWPFGEIPCRLTGFLFYLNMYASIYFLTCISADRFLAIVHPVKSLKLRRPLYAHLACAFLWVVVAVAMAPLLVSPQTVQTNGTVVCLQLYREKASHHALVSLAVAFTFPFVTTVTCYLLIIRSLRQGPRVEKRLKNKAVRMIAMVLAIFLVCFVPYHVHRSVYVLHYRDGRATCTAQRILALGNRITSCLTSLNGALDPVMYFFVAEKFRHALCNLLCGKRPMGPPPSFEGKTNESSLSARSEL; this is encoded by the coding sequence ATGAATGGGCTCGAGGCCGCCTCCCCAAGTCTGACCATCAATGCGTCCCTGGCTGCCCCTGGGGAATGCGGGCACGAGACGCCGCTGGAGAACATGTTGTTCGCCTGCTTCTACCTCTTGGACTTCATCCTGGCCTTCGTGGGCAATgcgctggctctgtggctcttcATCCGGGACCACAAGTCGGGCACCCCGGCCAACGTGTTCCTCATGCACCTGGCCGTAGCTGACCTGTCCTGCGTGCTGGTCCTGCCCACCCGCCTCGTCTACCACTTCTCCGGGAACCACTGGCCCTTTGGGGAGATCCCGTGCCGGCTCACTGGCTTCCTCTTCTACCTCAACATGTACGCCAGCATCTACTTCCTCACCTGCATCAGCGCTGACCGCTTCCTGGCCATTGTGCACCCGGTCAAGTCCCTGAAGCTGCGCCGGCCGCTATACGCTCACCTGGCTTGCGCCTTCCTGTGGGTGGTGGTGGCCGTGGCCATGGCCCCACTGCTGGTGAGCCCGCAGACCGTGCAGACCAACGGCACAGTCGTCTGCCTGCAGCTGTACCGGGAGAAGGCCTCACACCACGCCCTTGTGTCCCTGGCTGTGGCCTTCACCTTCCCCTTTGTCACTACAGTCACATGCTACCTGCTGATCATCCGCAGCCTGCGCCAGGGCCCCCGCGTGGAGAAGCGTCTCAAGAACAAGGCGGTGCGCATGatcgccatggtgctggccatctTCCTGGTCTGTTTTGTGCCCTATCACGTCCACCGCTCTGTCTATGTGCTGCACTACCGGGACGGCCGGGCCACCTGCACGGCCCAGCGCATCCTGGCGCTGGGGAACCgcatcacctcctgcctcaccAGCCTCAATGGGGCCCTGGACCCCGTCATGTACTTCTTTGTGGCTGAGAAGTTCCGCCATGCCCTGTGCAACCTGCTGTGTGGGAAAAGGCCCATGGGCCCGCCCCCTAGCTTCGAAGGGAAAACCAACGAGAGCTCACTGAGTGCCAGGTCCGAGCTGTGA
- the LIMS2 gene encoding LIM and senescent cell antigen-like-containing domain protein 2 isoform X3, with the protein MSDALANAVCQRCQARFAPAERIVNSNGELFHEHCFVCAQCFRPFPEGLFYEFEGRKYCEHDFQMLFAPCCGSCGEFIIGRVIKAMNSNWHPGCFRCELCDVELADLGFVKNAGRHLCRPCHNREKAKGLGKYICQRCHLVIDEQPLMFKNDAYHPDHFSCTHCGKELTAEARELKGELYCLPCHDKMGVPICGACRRPIEGRVVNALGKQWHVEHFVCAKCEKPFLGHRHYEKKGLAYCETHYNQLFGDVCYNCSHVIEGDVVSALSKAWCVNCFSCSTCNSKLTLKNKFVEFDMKPVCKKCYEKFPLELKKRLKKLSELTSRKAQPKAVDLNSA; encoded by the exons ATGTCGGATGCCCTGGCCAACGCCGTGTGCCAGCGCTGCCAGGCCCGGTTCGCCCCAGCCGAGCGCATCGTCAACAGCAACGGAGAGCTCTTCCACGAGCACTGCTTCGTGTGCGCCCAGTGCTTCCGGCCCTTCCCGGAGGGGCTCTTCTACGAG TTCGAAGGCCGGAAGTATTGTGAGCACGATTTCCAGATGCTGTTTGCTCCGTGCTGTGGATCCTGCG GTGAGTTCATCATTGGCCGTGTCATCAAGGCCATGAACAGCAACTGGCACCCCGGCTGCTTCCGCTGTGAGCTGTGTGACGTGGAGCTGGCTGACCTGGGCTTCGTGAAAAATGCGGGCAG GCACCTGTGCCGCCCGTGCCACAACCGTGAGAAGGCCAAGGGCCTGGGCAAGTACATCTGTCAGCGGTGCCACCTGGTCATCGACGAGCAACCCCTCATGTTCAAGAATGATGCCTACCACCCGGACCACTTCAGCTGCACCCACTGCGG GAAGGAGCTGACGGCCGAGGCTCGGGAGCTGAAGGGTGAACTCTACTGCCTGCCGTGTCACGACAAGATGGGCGTTCCCATCTGCGGGGCCTGCCGCCGGCCCATCGAGGGCCGTGTGGTCAACGCCTTGGGCAAGCAGTGGCACGTGGAG CATTTTGTCTGTGCCAAGTGTGAGAAGCCATTCCTGGGGCACCGGCACTATGAGAAGAAGGGCTTAGCCTACTGTGAGACCCACTACAACCAG CTCTTTGGGGACGTCTGCTATAACTGCAGCCACGTGATCGAGGGCGATG TGGTGTCGGCCCTCAGCAAGGCCTGGTGTGTGAACTGCTTCTCCTGCTCCACCTGCAACAGCAAGCTCACCCTCAA GAACAAGTTTGTGGAGTTCGACATGAAGCCCGTGTGCAAGAAGTGCTATGAGAAGTTCCCGCTGGAGCTGAAGAAGCGGCTGAAGAAGCTGTCGGAGCTGACCTCTCGCAAGGCCCAGCCCAAGGCCGTGGACCTCAACTCGGCCTGA
- the LIMS2 gene encoding LIM and senescent cell antigen-like-containing domain protein 2 isoform X2 — MTGSNMSDALANAVCQRCQARFAPAERIVNSNGELFHEHCFVCAQCFRPFPEGLFYEFEGRKYCEHDFQMLFAPCCGSCGEFIIGRVIKAMNSNWHPGCFRCELCDVELADLGFVKNAGRHLCRPCHNREKAKGLGKYICQRCHLVIDEQPLMFKNDAYHPDHFSCTHCGKELTAEARELKGELYCLPCHDKMGVPICGACRRPIEGRVVNALGKQWHVEHFVCAKCEKPFLGHRHYEKKGLAYCETHYNQLFGDVCYNCSHVIEGDVVSALSKAWCVNCFSCSTCNSKLTLKNKFVEFDMKPVCKKCYEKFPLELKKRLKKLSELTSRKAQPKAVDLNSA, encoded by the exons caaCATGTCGGATGCCCTGGCCAACGCCGTGTGCCAGCGCTGCCAGGCCCGGTTCGCCCCAGCCGAGCGCATCGTCAACAGCAACGGAGAGCTCTTCCACGAGCACTGCTTCGTGTGCGCCCAGTGCTTCCGGCCCTTCCCGGAGGGGCTCTTCTACGAG TTCGAAGGCCGGAAGTATTGTGAGCACGATTTCCAGATGCTGTTTGCTCCGTGCTGTGGATCCTGCG GTGAGTTCATCATTGGCCGTGTCATCAAGGCCATGAACAGCAACTGGCACCCCGGCTGCTTCCGCTGTGAGCTGTGTGACGTGGAGCTGGCTGACCTGGGCTTCGTGAAAAATGCGGGCAG GCACCTGTGCCGCCCGTGCCACAACCGTGAGAAGGCCAAGGGCCTGGGCAAGTACATCTGTCAGCGGTGCCACCTGGTCATCGACGAGCAACCCCTCATGTTCAAGAATGATGCCTACCACCCGGACCACTTCAGCTGCACCCACTGCGG GAAGGAGCTGACGGCCGAGGCTCGGGAGCTGAAGGGTGAACTCTACTGCCTGCCGTGTCACGACAAGATGGGCGTTCCCATCTGCGGGGCCTGCCGCCGGCCCATCGAGGGCCGTGTGGTCAACGCCTTGGGCAAGCAGTGGCACGTGGAG CATTTTGTCTGTGCCAAGTGTGAGAAGCCATTCCTGGGGCACCGGCACTATGAGAAGAAGGGCTTAGCCTACTGTGAGACCCACTACAACCAG CTCTTTGGGGACGTCTGCTATAACTGCAGCCACGTGATCGAGGGCGATG TGGTGTCGGCCCTCAGCAAGGCCTGGTGTGTGAACTGCTTCTCCTGCTCCACCTGCAACAGCAAGCTCACCCTCAA GAACAAGTTTGTGGAGTTCGACATGAAGCCCGTGTGCAAGAAGTGCTATGAGAAGTTCCCGCTGGAGCTGAAGAAGCGGCTGAAGAAGCTGTCGGAGCTGACCTCTCGCAAGGCCCAGCCCAAGGCCGTGGACCTCAACTCGGCCTGA
- the LIMS2 gene encoding LIM and senescent cell antigen-like-containing domain protein 2 isoform X1 — protein sequence MFLDPSLIADHGGCSVNGGHSRSLTLEPSNMSDALANAVCQRCQARFAPAERIVNSNGELFHEHCFVCAQCFRPFPEGLFYEFEGRKYCEHDFQMLFAPCCGSCGEFIIGRVIKAMNSNWHPGCFRCELCDVELADLGFVKNAGRHLCRPCHNREKAKGLGKYICQRCHLVIDEQPLMFKNDAYHPDHFSCTHCGKELTAEARELKGELYCLPCHDKMGVPICGACRRPIEGRVVNALGKQWHVEHFVCAKCEKPFLGHRHYEKKGLAYCETHYNQLFGDVCYNCSHVIEGDVVSALSKAWCVNCFSCSTCNSKLTLKNKFVEFDMKPVCKKCYEKFPLELKKRLKKLSELTSRKAQPKAVDLNSA from the exons caaCATGTCGGATGCCCTGGCCAACGCCGTGTGCCAGCGCTGCCAGGCCCGGTTCGCCCCAGCCGAGCGCATCGTCAACAGCAACGGAGAGCTCTTCCACGAGCACTGCTTCGTGTGCGCCCAGTGCTTCCGGCCCTTCCCGGAGGGGCTCTTCTACGAG TTCGAAGGCCGGAAGTATTGTGAGCACGATTTCCAGATGCTGTTTGCTCCGTGCTGTGGATCCTGCG GTGAGTTCATCATTGGCCGTGTCATCAAGGCCATGAACAGCAACTGGCACCCCGGCTGCTTCCGCTGTGAGCTGTGTGACGTGGAGCTGGCTGACCTGGGCTTCGTGAAAAATGCGGGCAG GCACCTGTGCCGCCCGTGCCACAACCGTGAGAAGGCCAAGGGCCTGGGCAAGTACATCTGTCAGCGGTGCCACCTGGTCATCGACGAGCAACCCCTCATGTTCAAGAATGATGCCTACCACCCGGACCACTTCAGCTGCACCCACTGCGG GAAGGAGCTGACGGCCGAGGCTCGGGAGCTGAAGGGTGAACTCTACTGCCTGCCGTGTCACGACAAGATGGGCGTTCCCATCTGCGGGGCCTGCCGCCGGCCCATCGAGGGCCGTGTGGTCAACGCCTTGGGCAAGCAGTGGCACGTGGAG CATTTTGTCTGTGCCAAGTGTGAGAAGCCATTCCTGGGGCACCGGCACTATGAGAAGAAGGGCTTAGCCTACTGTGAGACCCACTACAACCAG CTCTTTGGGGACGTCTGCTATAACTGCAGCCACGTGATCGAGGGCGATG TGGTGTCGGCCCTCAGCAAGGCCTGGTGTGTGAACTGCTTCTCCTGCTCCACCTGCAACAGCAAGCTCACCCTCAA GAACAAGTTTGTGGAGTTCGACATGAAGCCCGTGTGCAAGAAGTGCTATGAGAAGTTCCCGCTGGAGCTGAAGAAGCGGCTGAAGAAGCTGTCGGAGCTGACCTCTCGCAAGGCCCAGCCCAAGGCCGTGGACCTCAACTCGGCCTGA